One Lepisosteus oculatus isolate fLepOcu1 chromosome 13, fLepOcu1.hap2, whole genome shotgun sequence genomic region harbors:
- the ncbp2 gene encoding nuclear cap-binding protein subunit 2, with protein sequence MSIQLNALLSDSYVDISQYRDQHFKGNRHEQERLLRASNTLYVGNLSFYTTEEQVYELFSKSGDVKRIIMGLDKVKKTACGFCFVEYYTRGDAENAMRYINGTRLDDRIIRTDWDAGFKEGRQYGRGKSGGQVRDEYRQDYDPARGGYGKLAQLQRTPDAPHKF encoded by the exons ATGTCTATTCAATTAAACGCACTCCTCAGCGACTCTTACGTCGATATAAGCCAGTACAGAGACCAACATTTCAAG GGTAATCGCCACGAACAGGAACGGCTCCTGCGGGCGAGCAACACCCTCTACGTGGGAAACCTGTCCTTTTACACGACGGAGGAGCAGGTGTATGAGCTGTTCTCGAAGAGCGGCGACGTGAAGAGAATCATCATGGGTCTGGACAAGGTGAAGAAGACCGCTTGTGGCTTCTGCTTCGTCGA GTACTACACCCGTGGGGACGCGGAGAACGCCATGCGGTACATCAACGGCACCAGGCTGGACGACCGGATCATCAGAACGGACTGGGACGCGGGCTTTAAAGAAGGCAGGCAGTATGGCCGTGGGAAGTCAGGTGGCCAG gtcAGAGATGAATACAGGCAAGATTATGACCCTGCTCGAGGTGGATATGGAAAATTGGCTCAGCTCCAAAGAACACCAGACGCCCCGCACAAATTCTAG
- the senp5 gene encoding sentrin-specific protease 5 isoform X2, whose product MQRRNVTRRQRPADVKTRRAAYLSRTWLTSDPLWGIRESSPFRRLLFHSIERRREKPFLYKKQWHGAVYQLLEDKPTSRVRRSKSRAAQKELEERSPANSATRRARFSKDASSLGPLGRPGTGGERRSRRPRSPGEPSRARGRSHEGAAVSVTDTSAESAAGDAAPNRRASLRRRKRRSGRRRVNRSSKGKLKGPAGWSSTLVRSKSGVGHKRRTPVLLMRYKRPSLFDIHFLCRVKRSRHGSRRKGRKVKHFSRISTLRVKRLRAVVLSHLSSLKAGSRDLITAVNDTVWPRLRKKLWNTSRADGAGLSGEVMAEESLVSEEAEPRDMTENGPSGGQKSACKAGDSGRTKRKSKPPSDSGAAEKLGARSPPSGEKTKKHPRKSRGGGDAPRRDVGADPAPPLVNGTAGQDAGKPEDMEVEAPHLCADPFNRQLRDHRYCKSLSGREGHGSPQGEEGPSDKPLRSAAVSDEELRELIHDFLEEFFGKYGSFIPLSKSDVLEHLSKVVNKDLAERKAFVYSEVRKYQAGLASAPMHFFKVTYNKHTLTLEDLSTLEGHNWLNDQVINMYGELIMDAVNHKVHFFNSFFHRQLSTKGYEGVKRWTKKVDLFSKSLLLIPIHLEIHWSLITVDIANQNIQFYDSQGIHFKYPVENVLKYILTEAREKKKAIFQKGWKMIVNKCIPQQKNDNDCGVFVLQYCKCLALGKPFHFSQEDMPKVRKRIYKELCECRLID is encoded by the exons ATGCAGCGTCGGAATGTGACCAGACGTCAGAGACCAGCAGATGTGAAGACGAGAAGAGCTGCGTACCTCAGCAGGACCTGGCTGACGTCGGACCCTCTGTGGGGCATCCGAGAATCCAGCCCCTTCCGCCGCCTCCTCTTCCACAGCATCGAGAGACGCAGAGAGAAGCCCTTCCTGTACAAAAAGCAATGGCACGGAGCTGTGTACCAGCTGCTGGAGGACAAACCCACGAGCAGAGTCAGAAGGTCAAAAAGTAGAGCGGCCCAAAAGGAGCTCGAGGAGCGCTCTCCAGCAAATTCGGCAACGCGCCGCGCCAGGTTCTCGAAGGACGCGTCTTCGCTCGGGCCTCTGGGAAGGCCAGGCACGGGAGGGGAGAGGCGCTCTCGGCGTCCGAGGTCCCCCGGCGAGCCTTCTCGTGCGAGAGGGCGTTCCCACGAGGGAGCTGCTGTTTCTGTAACAGACACCTCGGCAGAATCAGCCGCCGGAGACGCCGCGCCAAACCGCCGTGCTTCCCTGCGCAGGAGGAAGCGGCGTTCCGGCAGAAGGCGGGTGAATCGGAGCAGCAAGGGGAAGCTGAAGGGGCCGGCAGGGTGGAGCAGCACACTGGTCAGGTCCAAGTCAGGTGTTGGACATAAAAGGAGAACTCCTGTGCTGTTGATGCGGTATAAGAGGCCGTCTCTTTTCGACATCCATTTTCTCTGCAGGGTCAAGAGGTCTCGGCATGGCAGTCGCAGAAAGGGCAGAAAAGTGAAGCACTTCTCGAGGATCTCCACCCTGAGAGTGAAGAGGTTGAGGGCGGTGGTGCTCAGCCATTTGTCCAGCTTGAAAGCAGGCTCCAGAGACTTGATCACGGCAGTGAATGACACCGTCTGGCCCAGACTGAGAAAGAAACTGTGGAATACGTCGAGGGCAGATGGGGCGGGGCTCTCGGGAGAGGTGATGGCGGAAGAATCCCTCGTCTCCGAGGAGGCGGAGCCCCGAGACATGACTGAAAATGGGCCCAGCGGCGGCCAGAAGTCGGCGTGCAAGGCGGGCGACTCCGGGAGAACGAAGCGCAAAAGCAAGCCTCCTTCGGACAGCGGAGCCGCGGAGAAGCTCGGCGCGCGCAGCCCGCCCTCGGGGGAAAAAACCAAAAAGCACCCGAGGAAATCCCGAGGCGGGGGAGACGCCCCCCGTCGGGACGTGGGGGCCGACCCCGCCCCCCCGCTGGTCAACGGCACGGCCGGGCAGGACGCCGGCAAGCCCGAGGACATGGAGGTGGAGGCGCCCCACCTGTGCGCCGACCCCTTCAACAGGCAGCTGCGGGATCACCGCTACTGCAAGAGCCTCTCCGGCCGGGAAGGACACGGCTCTCCCCAGGGAGAGGAGGGCCCGAGCGACAAGCCGCTCCGGAGCGCGGCAGTGAGCGACGAAGAACTCCGGGAGCTCATCCACG ATTTCCTGGAGGAGTTCTTTGGAAAGTATGGAAGCTTTATTCCTCTGAGCAAAAGTGATGTGCTGGAGCACCTGTCTAAAGTGGTGAATAAGGACCTCGCGGAAAG GAAGGCTTTCGTATACTCAGAAGTAAGAAAGTATCAGGCTGGCCTTGCCAGTGCTCCTATGCACTTCTTCAAAGTGACCTACAACAAGCACACCTTAACCTTAGAGGATCTCTCTACACTGGAAGGCCATAACTGGCTGAACGATCAG GTCATTAACATGTATGGAGAACTGATCATGGATGCTGTAAACCATAAG gTCCACTTCTTCAACAGCTTCTTTCACAGACAGCTCTCAACCAAAGGATATGAAGGAGTAAAGAGGTGGACCAAAAAG gtggATCTGTTCTCCAAATCCCTCCTCTTAATCCCCATACACTTGGAGATCCACTGGTCTTTGATCACCGTCGACATAGCAAACCAAAACATACAGTTTTATGATTCCCAAGGCATTCATTTCAAGTACCCTGTGGAG AACGTCTTGAAATACATCTTAACGGAagcaagagaaaagaagaaggcaATCTTTCAGAAAGGCTGGAAAATGATTGTCAACAAG TGCATCCCGCAGCAGAAGAATGACAATGACTGTGGCGTCTTCGTCctacag TATTGCAAGTGCCTGGCGTTAGGAAAACCTTTCCACTTTTCCCAAGAGGACATGCCCAAAGTACGCAAAAGGATTTACAAGGAGCTTTGTGAATGCAGGCTAATAGACTGA
- the senp5 gene encoding sentrin-specific protease 5 isoform X1, whose translation MCVFTVSFQLSAWFSIRPFIPFPLWVIMQRRNVTRRQRPADVKTRRAAYLSRTWLTSDPLWGIRESSPFRRLLFHSIERRREKPFLYKKQWHGAVYQLLEDKPTSRVRRSKSRAAQKELEERSPANSATRRARFSKDASSLGPLGRPGTGGERRSRRPRSPGEPSRARGRSHEGAAVSVTDTSAESAAGDAAPNRRASLRRRKRRSGRRRVNRSSKGKLKGPAGWSSTLVRSKSGVGHKRRTPVLLMRYKRPSLFDIHFLCRVKRSRHGSRRKGRKVKHFSRISTLRVKRLRAVVLSHLSSLKAGSRDLITAVNDTVWPRLRKKLWNTSRADGAGLSGEVMAEESLVSEEAEPRDMTENGPSGGQKSACKAGDSGRTKRKSKPPSDSGAAEKLGARSPPSGEKTKKHPRKSRGGGDAPRRDVGADPAPPLVNGTAGQDAGKPEDMEVEAPHLCADPFNRQLRDHRYCKSLSGREGHGSPQGEEGPSDKPLRSAAVSDEELRELIHDFLEEFFGKYGSFIPLSKSDVLEHLSKVVNKDLAERKAFVYSEVRKYQAGLASAPMHFFKVTYNKHTLTLEDLSTLEGHNWLNDQVINMYGELIMDAVNHKVHFFNSFFHRQLSTKGYEGVKRWTKKVDLFSKSLLLIPIHLEIHWSLITVDIANQNIQFYDSQGIHFKYPVENVLKYILTEAREKKKAIFQKGWKMIVNKCIPQQKNDNDCGVFVLQYCKCLALGKPFHFSQEDMPKVRKRIYKELCECRLID comes from the exons atgtgtgtgttcaCTGTCTCCTTCCAGCTCTCCGCTTGGTTCTCCATCAGACCTTTCATTCCA TTTCCTCTCTGGGTCATAATGCAGCGTCGGAATGTGACCAGACGTCAGAGACCAGCAGATGTGAAGACGAGAAGAGCTGCGTACCTCAGCAGGACCTGGCTGACGTCGGACCCTCTGTGGGGCATCCGAGAATCCAGCCCCTTCCGCCGCCTCCTCTTCCACAGCATCGAGAGACGCAGAGAGAAGCCCTTCCTGTACAAAAAGCAATGGCACGGAGCTGTGTACCAGCTGCTGGAGGACAAACCCACGAGCAGAGTCAGAAGGTCAAAAAGTAGAGCGGCCCAAAAGGAGCTCGAGGAGCGCTCTCCAGCAAATTCGGCAACGCGCCGCGCCAGGTTCTCGAAGGACGCGTCTTCGCTCGGGCCTCTGGGAAGGCCAGGCACGGGAGGGGAGAGGCGCTCTCGGCGTCCGAGGTCCCCCGGCGAGCCTTCTCGTGCGAGAGGGCGTTCCCACGAGGGAGCTGCTGTTTCTGTAACAGACACCTCGGCAGAATCAGCCGCCGGAGACGCCGCGCCAAACCGCCGTGCTTCCCTGCGCAGGAGGAAGCGGCGTTCCGGCAGAAGGCGGGTGAATCGGAGCAGCAAGGGGAAGCTGAAGGGGCCGGCAGGGTGGAGCAGCACACTGGTCAGGTCCAAGTCAGGTGTTGGACATAAAAGGAGAACTCCTGTGCTGTTGATGCGGTATAAGAGGCCGTCTCTTTTCGACATCCATTTTCTCTGCAGGGTCAAGAGGTCTCGGCATGGCAGTCGCAGAAAGGGCAGAAAAGTGAAGCACTTCTCGAGGATCTCCACCCTGAGAGTGAAGAGGTTGAGGGCGGTGGTGCTCAGCCATTTGTCCAGCTTGAAAGCAGGCTCCAGAGACTTGATCACGGCAGTGAATGACACCGTCTGGCCCAGACTGAGAAAGAAACTGTGGAATACGTCGAGGGCAGATGGGGCGGGGCTCTCGGGAGAGGTGATGGCGGAAGAATCCCTCGTCTCCGAGGAGGCGGAGCCCCGAGACATGACTGAAAATGGGCCCAGCGGCGGCCAGAAGTCGGCGTGCAAGGCGGGCGACTCCGGGAGAACGAAGCGCAAAAGCAAGCCTCCTTCGGACAGCGGAGCCGCGGAGAAGCTCGGCGCGCGCAGCCCGCCCTCGGGGGAAAAAACCAAAAAGCACCCGAGGAAATCCCGAGGCGGGGGAGACGCCCCCCGTCGGGACGTGGGGGCCGACCCCGCCCCCCCGCTGGTCAACGGCACGGCCGGGCAGGACGCCGGCAAGCCCGAGGACATGGAGGTGGAGGCGCCCCACCTGTGCGCCGACCCCTTCAACAGGCAGCTGCGGGATCACCGCTACTGCAAGAGCCTCTCCGGCCGGGAAGGACACGGCTCTCCCCAGGGAGAGGAGGGCCCGAGCGACAAGCCGCTCCGGAGCGCGGCAGTGAGCGACGAAGAACTCCGGGAGCTCATCCACG ATTTCCTGGAGGAGTTCTTTGGAAAGTATGGAAGCTTTATTCCTCTGAGCAAAAGTGATGTGCTGGAGCACCTGTCTAAAGTGGTGAATAAGGACCTCGCGGAAAG GAAGGCTTTCGTATACTCAGAAGTAAGAAAGTATCAGGCTGGCCTTGCCAGTGCTCCTATGCACTTCTTCAAAGTGACCTACAACAAGCACACCTTAACCTTAGAGGATCTCTCTACACTGGAAGGCCATAACTGGCTGAACGATCAG GTCATTAACATGTATGGAGAACTGATCATGGATGCTGTAAACCATAAG gTCCACTTCTTCAACAGCTTCTTTCACAGACAGCTCTCAACCAAAGGATATGAAGGAGTAAAGAGGTGGACCAAAAAG gtggATCTGTTCTCCAAATCCCTCCTCTTAATCCCCATACACTTGGAGATCCACTGGTCTTTGATCACCGTCGACATAGCAAACCAAAACATACAGTTTTATGATTCCCAAGGCATTCATTTCAAGTACCCTGTGGAG AACGTCTTGAAATACATCTTAACGGAagcaagagaaaagaagaaggcaATCTTTCAGAAAGGCTGGAAAATGATTGTCAACAAG TGCATCCCGCAGCAGAAGAATGACAATGACTGTGGCGTCTTCGTCctacag TATTGCAAGTGCCTGGCGTTAGGAAAACCTTTCCACTTTTCCCAAGAGGACATGCCCAAAGTACGCAAAAGGATTTACAAGGAGCTTTGTGAATGCAGGCTAATAGACTGA